One genomic window of Stenotrophomonas lactitubi includes the following:
- a CDS encoding TonB-dependent receptor family protein: MNPAARRHCLPLSALLLSPLAVGAEPSPTALPAVQVQAARVPGVDPFALPASLDTVWIDADRAGPNAQLSEALGGVPGLLARDRQNFAQDTQLSIRGFGARSTFGVRGVRVLIDGVPATMPDGQGQLSHASLLGAERIEVLRGPFSALYGNSSGGVLQVWSAQGQAGDPWRLRVNAGADNTLSVGAQLRGAGKSIDYNVAANHFSTDGWRDHSRARRESLNARLGTEFAGGRLELLLNALHAPNAQDPLGLSRAQVAADPRQATAVAHQYNTRKSVRQQQAGLRWTREAGAQRWQLMGYAGQRAVTQYLPIPPGPQANPLHAGGVIDLDGGYGGLDARWGWNGDLWGRPLDLVVGVNADRQRQHRTGYENFIGTSLGVRGRLRRDQIDIVQNVDQFAQAWWQWSPRWSLLAGVRHSTVRFESDDRYIAGRNPDDSGRRRYQATTPVAGVSFEASPQWRLHAAVGRGFETPTFNELGYRADGQAGLALDLAAARSRSLEVGSKWHAQDGRQLDVSLFRADTDDELAVASNTNGRSTYRNIGRTRRQGVELQYRQPLAEQLELQLAWTWLQAQVRSPYLACAASNCAVPDTVVAAGSRLPGVPRQQAYARLQWSPGDWQWALEAAASSDVVVNDIATERAPGYALLDLEAGRSWRLQAGELRAFARIDNALDQRYIGSVIVNDGNGRFFEPGPDRRASVGLQWSWR; the protein is encoded by the coding sequence ATGAATCCCGCCGCACGACGTCATTGCCTGCCGCTGTCCGCCCTGCTGCTGTCGCCTTTGGCGGTGGGGGCCGAGCCCTCGCCCACCGCGCTGCCGGCTGTGCAGGTGCAGGCCGCGCGGGTGCCAGGCGTGGATCCCTTCGCCCTGCCCGCCAGCCTGGATACGGTGTGGATCGATGCTGACCGTGCCGGCCCCAACGCGCAGCTGTCCGAGGCGCTGGGCGGGGTGCCGGGCCTCCTGGCCCGCGACCGGCAGAACTTCGCGCAGGACACCCAGCTGTCGATCCGAGGCTTCGGCGCACGCTCGACCTTCGGCGTGCGCGGGGTGCGTGTGCTGATCGACGGCGTACCGGCGACCATGCCCGATGGGCAGGGCCAGCTGTCGCACGCCAGCCTGCTCGGTGCCGAGCGCATCGAGGTGCTGCGCGGGCCGTTCTCGGCCCTGTACGGCAACTCGTCCGGGGGCGTACTGCAGGTGTGGAGTGCGCAGGGCCAGGCCGGTGACCCTTGGCGGCTGCGCGTGAATGCCGGTGCCGACAACACGCTCAGCGTCGGCGCGCAGCTGCGCGGGGCCGGCAAGAGCATCGACTACAACGTGGCCGCCAACCATTTCAGCACCGATGGTTGGCGTGACCACAGCCGTGCGCGCCGCGAGTCGTTGAACGCGCGGCTGGGCACCGAGTTCGCTGGCGGCCGCCTGGAACTGCTGCTCAACGCGCTGCACGCGCCCAACGCGCAGGACCCGCTGGGACTGAGCCGCGCGCAGGTGGCGGCCGACCCGCGTCAGGCGACGGCGGTGGCCCACCAGTACAACACCCGCAAATCGGTGCGCCAGCAGCAGGCCGGCCTGCGTTGGACGCGGGAAGCCGGCGCGCAGCGCTGGCAGCTGATGGGCTATGCCGGGCAGCGCGCGGTGACCCAGTACCTGCCGATTCCGCCAGGACCGCAGGCCAACCCATTGCATGCCGGTGGCGTGATCGACCTGGATGGCGGCTATGGCGGGCTGGACGCACGCTGGGGCTGGAACGGCGATCTGTGGGGCCGCCCGCTGGATCTGGTGGTGGGCGTGAATGCCGATCGTCAGCGCCAGCACCGCACTGGCTACGAGAACTTCATCGGCACCTCCCTGGGCGTGCGCGGGCGCCTGCGCCGCGACCAGATCGACATCGTGCAGAACGTGGACCAGTTCGCCCAGGCGTGGTGGCAATGGAGCCCGCGCTGGTCGCTGTTGGCCGGAGTGCGCCACAGCACGGTGCGCTTCGAATCGGATGATCGCTACATCGCCGGGCGCAACCCGGACGACAGCGGCCGCCGCCGCTACCAGGCCACCACGCCGGTGGCGGGAGTCAGCTTCGAGGCCAGCCCGCAGTGGCGCCTGCACGCGGCCGTGGGCCGTGGATTTGAAACCCCGACGTTCAATGAGCTGGGCTACCGCGCCGATGGCCAGGCCGGGCTGGCGCTGGATCTCGCGGCTGCCCGCAGCCGCAGCCTGGAAGTGGGCAGCAAGTGGCACGCACAGGATGGAAGGCAGCTCGATGTAAGCCTGTTCCGCGCAGATACAGACGATGAGCTGGCCGTTGCCAGCAATACCAACGGTCGCAGCACGTACCGCAACATCGGCCGTACCCGCCGCCAAGGTGTGGAGCTGCAGTACCGGCAACCGCTGGCCGAGCAGCTGGAGCTGCAGCTGGCCTGGACCTGGCTGCAGGCGCAGGTGCGCTCGCCCTACCTGGCCTGCGCGGCCAGCAACTGCGCAGTGCCCGATACCGTGGTTGCCGCCGGCAGCCGCCTGCCCGGCGTGCCCCGGCAGCAGGCGTATGCGCGCCTGCAGTGGTCGCCGGGGGACTGGCAGTGGGCGCTGGAAGCTGCCGCCAGCAGCGACGTGGTGGTGAACGACATCGCCACCGAGCGCGCGCCGGGATACGCGCTGCTGGACCTGGAGGCCGGCCGCAGCTGGAGGCTGCAGGCCGGTGAGCTGCGTGCATTCGCGCGTATCGACAACGCGCTGGACCAGCGCTACATCGGCTCGGTGATCGTGAACGACGGCAACGGCCGGTTCTTCGAACCGGGGCCGGACCGCCGCGCCAGCGTGGGGCTGCAGTGGTCATGGCGCTGA
- the ku gene encoding non-homologous end joining protein Ku produces MARPIWTGTLSFGLLNVPVSLMSGERKVDLHFRMLDSRDRKPIRFERVNADTGEEVPWKDIVKAYEYDKGSYVVLEEDDIRSAAPESHETVEVETFVDATQIDPRYYEKPYLLVPGKKAEKGYVLLRETLRSTGKVGIARVVVRTREYLCAVMPNDDALVLMILRYPQELVEPDDYKLPSGKLADYRITSKETAMAEQLIESMAGDWDPSQYHDEFRERLQQVLNKRIKSKGGTTKVEDEPAPREDASTNVVDFMALLQKSLDANKRTPAKKAAARKAPARKTAAKKAPAKKAPAKKAAKKTAARRKAG; encoded by the coding sequence ATGGCCCGCCCGATCTGGACCGGCACACTTTCCTTCGGCCTGCTCAACGTACCGGTCTCGCTGATGTCCGGTGAACGCAAGGTCGACCTGCACTTCCGCATGCTGGATTCGCGCGACCGCAAACCGATCCGCTTCGAACGGGTCAACGCGGACACCGGCGAAGAAGTGCCGTGGAAGGACATCGTCAAAGCCTACGAGTACGACAAAGGCAGCTACGTTGTGCTGGAGGAAGACGATATCCGTTCGGCGGCCCCGGAGAGCCATGAGACGGTGGAGGTGGAGACCTTCGTCGACGCCACGCAGATCGATCCACGCTACTACGAAAAACCCTATCTGCTGGTGCCGGGTAAAAAAGCCGAGAAAGGCTACGTGCTGCTGCGGGAAACACTGCGCAGCACCGGCAAGGTCGGTATCGCACGGGTGGTGGTGCGCACGCGCGAGTACCTGTGCGCGGTGATGCCCAACGACGACGCACTGGTGCTGATGATCCTGCGCTATCCGCAGGAACTGGTCGAGCCTGACGACTACAAGCTGCCCAGTGGAAAGCTCGCCGACTATCGCATCACCAGCAAGGAAACGGCGATGGCCGAGCAGCTGATCGAGTCGATGGCGGGCGACTGGGATCCGTCGCAGTACCACGATGAATTCCGCGAGCGCCTGCAGCAGGTGCTGAACAAGCGCATCAAGTCCAAGGGTGGGACCACCAAGGTGGAGGACGAGCCGGCACCGCGCGAGGACGCCAGCACCAACGTGGTGGACTTCATGGCATTGCTGCAGAAGAGCCTGGATGCCAACAAGCGCACGCCGGCAAAGAAGGCAGCAGCTCGCAAGGCACCGGCCAGGAAGACAGCGGCGAAGAAGGCACCGGCAAAAAAGGCCCCTGCGAAGAAGGCTGCAAAGAAGACCGCCGCGCGACGCAAGGCAGGTTGA
- the ligD gene encoding DNA ligase D, protein MSLHQYRRKRRLGGGSGQTPEPDEAPARGNPKRRPIFVVQLHHASSRHYDFRLEMDGVLKSWAVPKGPSLRVGEKRLAVEVEDHPLSYAGFEGDIPEGHYGAGHVDVFDHGSWACEGDPLQALAAGKIDFVLHGQRLAGGWKLVRTAMKGRQVQWLLIKRDDEQARDAEADDLLHAPATKSAKAARASTKKAASAPRTAHPRKADARWRARALKLDGARDKDYPRQFKPQLTDHRDSAPDGERWLHEIKWDGYRMLADLHEGEVKLRSRNGLDWTADFPEVVQAVQALPVRDARLDGELVVLDDNGRSDFAALQRVIDGSSKQPLRYIVFDLPGVAGVDISRAPLLERKALLKELIGDAVGTLAFSEHVIDHGPAVFDASGKAGFEGIVSKQIDAPYVNARARSWVKVKHEDTDEFLIIGHTAPKGSRVGFGSLLLATPDKGGLRYVGRVGTGFDDESLRALSAVLAPLAVKAAVLQLPSHVPFRADSVRWVKPVTVAEVAFRGWGKEGLLRQASFKRLRSDKKKEDLAMSATSADDGDDVAITHPERVVFAKKKLSKGDVADYYRQMARWILPEISGRPLSLLRCPDGVGKACFFQKHHGQGLGDAVHAVPLQQKSGREDYVYIDDERGLLQLVQMNTLELHPWGATVADPEHPDRLVFDLDPGEGVSWADVKRGARDVRDRLQETGLQSFVRLSGGKGVHVVVPLLPKADWEDAKAFCEAFAQAMAEQAPDRYVATMSKAKRSGVIFIDWLRNTRGATSVCSWSLRARESAGVAVPLRWEELARVGAADAFPMDKALARAKRLKADPWQGIDALKQTLPTSKR, encoded by the coding sequence ATGTCGTTGCATCAGTACCGGCGCAAGCGTCGACTGGGCGGAGGCAGCGGGCAGACCCCCGAGCCGGATGAGGCGCCTGCACGGGGCAACCCGAAGCGACGGCCGATCTTCGTGGTTCAACTGCACCACGCCAGCAGCCGACACTACGATTTCCGCCTGGAAATGGATGGCGTGCTGAAGAGCTGGGCGGTGCCGAAGGGGCCGTCGCTGCGGGTGGGTGAGAAGCGCCTGGCGGTGGAGGTGGAAGACCACCCGCTGTCCTATGCCGGCTTCGAAGGTGATATTCCCGAAGGACACTATGGCGCCGGCCACGTCGATGTGTTCGACCACGGCAGTTGGGCCTGCGAAGGTGATCCGCTGCAGGCACTGGCGGCCGGCAAAATCGACTTCGTGCTGCATGGGCAGCGTCTGGCCGGTGGCTGGAAGCTGGTACGCACGGCGATGAAGGGGCGCCAGGTGCAGTGGCTGCTGATCAAGCGCGACGACGAGCAGGCGCGGGATGCCGAAGCGGATGATCTGCTGCACGCGCCGGCAACCAAATCTGCGAAGGCGGCCCGCGCCTCTACGAAGAAGGCAGCGTCAGCGCCGCGTACCGCACACCCACGCAAGGCCGATGCACGCTGGCGTGCGCGCGCGCTGAAGCTGGACGGAGCGCGTGACAAGGACTACCCGCGTCAGTTCAAACCACAGCTCACCGATCATCGCGACAGCGCACCGGACGGCGAGCGCTGGCTGCACGAGATCAAGTGGGATGGCTACCGGATGCTGGCCGATCTGCATGAGGGCGAGGTAAAACTGCGCTCGCGCAATGGCCTGGACTGGACGGCGGATTTTCCCGAAGTGGTGCAGGCCGTACAGGCGCTGCCCGTGCGCGATGCACGCCTGGATGGAGAACTGGTGGTGCTGGACGACAACGGCCGCAGCGACTTCGCCGCGCTGCAGCGGGTGATCGACGGCAGCTCGAAACAACCGCTGCGCTACATCGTGTTCGATCTGCCGGGCGTGGCGGGGGTCGACATCAGCCGCGCGCCGCTGCTGGAACGCAAGGCACTGCTGAAGGAACTGATCGGCGATGCTGTTGGCACGCTGGCCTTCAGTGAGCACGTCATCGATCACGGCCCGGCGGTGTTCGACGCCAGCGGCAAGGCGGGCTTCGAAGGCATCGTCAGCAAGCAGATCGACGCGCCCTATGTGAACGCCCGCGCACGCAGCTGGGTGAAGGTGAAGCACGAGGACACCGATGAATTCCTGATCATCGGCCACACCGCGCCAAAGGGCTCGCGGGTGGGATTCGGCTCGCTGCTGCTGGCCACGCCGGACAAGGGCGGCCTGCGCTATGTCGGTCGGGTTGGTACCGGCTTCGATGATGAAAGTCTGCGCGCGCTGTCGGCGGTGCTTGCACCGTTGGCGGTGAAAGCAGCGGTGCTGCAGCTGCCGTCGCACGTGCCGTTCCGTGCGGACAGCGTGCGCTGGGTGAAGCCGGTGACGGTGGCCGAGGTCGCGTTCCGCGGCTGGGGCAAGGAAGGATTGCTGCGCCAGGCCAGTTTCAAGCGACTGCGCAGTGACAAGAAGAAGGAGGACCTGGCGATGAGTGCAACATCGGCCGATGACGGCGACGACGTTGCCATCACCCATCCCGAGCGCGTGGTGTTTGCGAAGAAGAAGCTCAGCAAGGGCGACGTCGCCGACTACTACCGGCAGATGGCGCGCTGGATCCTGCCGGAAATCAGTGGACGACCGCTGTCGCTGCTGCGCTGTCCCGATGGCGTGGGCAAGGCGTGCTTCTTCCAGAAGCACCACGGCCAAGGCCTGGGCGACGCCGTGCATGCAGTGCCGCTGCAGCAGAAGAGCGGGCGCGAGGACTACGTCTACATCGATGACGAACGCGGGCTGCTGCAATTGGTGCAGATGAACACCCTGGAGCTGCATCCCTGGGGGGCGACGGTGGCCGATCCCGAACATCCCGACCGGCTGGTGTTCGATCTTGATCCGGGTGAGGGCGTGAGCTGGGCCGACGTGAAGCGCGGCGCGCGCGATGTGCGCGATCGACTGCAGGAGACCGGGCTGCAGAGCTTCGTGCGGTTGTCCGGTGGCAAGGGCGTGCATGTGGTGGTGCCGCTGCTGCCCAAGGCGGACTGGGAGGACGCGAAAGCGTTCTGCGAGGCGTTCGCGCAGGCGATGGCCGAACAGGCGCCGGACCGCTACGTGGCGACGATGAGCAAGGCCAAGCGCAGCGGCGTGATCTTCATCGACTGGCTGCGCAATACACGCGGTGCGACAAGCGTGTGTTCGTGGTCGCTGCGTGCGCGCGAGAGCGCGGGCGTGGCGGTGCCGCTGCGCTGGGAAGAGCTGGCGAGGGTCGGCGCTGCCGATGCGTTTCCGATGGACAAGGCGTTGGCACGGGCGAAGCGATTGAAGGCGGATCCGTGGCAGGGCATCGACGCGCTGAAGCAGACGTTGCCGACGTCGAAGCGGTAG